A DNA window from Methylocystis heyeri contains the following coding sequences:
- the pstC gene encoding phosphate ABC transporter permease subunit PstC codes for MSDFALTGMQSGAAKTERARVLAKLSFHDAFFRRVTFSAAFTVLILLGGVILSLIEGSIPAIRAFGFGFLASQSWNPVTDNFGALPAVYGTVVTSSIAMLVAVPVGIGVAVFLTELCPHPLRRPIGMAIELLAGIPSIIYGIWGLFILAPFLQQHVQPALISIFAGAPGLSTLFAGPPYGIGMLTAGLILGVMVLPFIASISRDVFDTVPPVLKEAASGVGCTTWEVMRHVVLPYTKTGVIGGVMLGLGRALGETMAVTFVIGNAHKISGSLLAPGTTISATIANEFTEAVGDVYTSALVELGLILFIITFFVLAGARLLLLRIESKAGA; via the coding sequence ATGTCAGATTTCGCGTTGACGGGAATGCAGTCCGGCGCCGCCAAAACCGAGCGAGCCCGCGTGCTCGCCAAACTGAGTTTTCACGACGCGTTCTTTCGCAGAGTTACTTTCTCCGCGGCGTTCACGGTGTTGATCCTGCTGGGGGGCGTGATCCTCTCGCTGATCGAGGGATCGATACCGGCCATCAGGGCCTTCGGCTTCGGCTTTCTCGCCTCTCAGTCGTGGAATCCCGTCACCGACAATTTCGGGGCCTTGCCTGCGGTCTACGGCACCGTCGTCACTTCGAGCATCGCCATGCTGGTGGCGGTCCCGGTCGGGATCGGGGTTGCGGTGTTTCTCACCGAGCTCTGCCCCCACCCCTTGCGCCGGCCCATCGGAATGGCGATCGAGCTCCTGGCCGGGATTCCCTCCATCATCTACGGCATCTGGGGATTGTTCATCCTCGCGCCGTTCCTGCAGCAGCATGTGCAACCGGCGTTGATCTCGATCTTCGCGGGCGCGCCGGGGCTCTCGACCCTCTTCGCCGGGCCGCCCTACGGCATCGGCATGCTGACCGCGGGCCTGATTCTCGGCGTCATGGTGCTTCCTTTCATCGCTTCGATCTCCCGCGACGTGTTCGACACCGTGCCGCCCGTACTCAAGGAAGCCGCCTCGGGCGTCGGCTGCACCACCTGGGAAGTGATGCGCCATGTGGTGCTGCCCTACACCAAGACGGGCGTCATCGGCGGGGTGATGCTCGGCCTCGGCCGCGCCCTCGGCGAAACCATGGCGGTCACTTTCGTGATCGGCAACGCCCACAAGATCTCAGGCTCGCTCCTCGCGCCCGGCACCACGATCTCCGCGACCATCGCCAACGAGTTCACCGAGGCCGTGGGCGACGTCTACACCTCGGCTCTGGTGGAGCTCGGGCTCATTCTCTTCATCATCACCTTCTTCGTTCTCGCCGGCGCGCGCTTGCTGCTGCTGCGGATCGAAAGCAAGGCCGGAGCCTGA